One window of the candidate division WOR-3 bacterium genome contains the following:
- a CDS encoding ABC transporter ATP-binding protein: protein MNNEIILKTEKLNKIYLRGEERVWALKDIDLTIKKGELIGVLGPSGSGKTTLLNLLSGFDKPTSGRIIFLNKDISLMKEKELQKIRSKYVGFIFQNFLLFPNLTIYENIILPFHFNKKKINREKINEITEKLSLIHRLKHRPSQLSGGEMQRVAIARALIIEPLIIFADEPTGNLDSENAFNIFKIFETLSKEGYTLIVVTHNWELISKFNVRKIILRDGKMI from the coding sequence ATGAATAATGAAATTATTCTCAAAACGGAAAAATTAAACAAAATTTATTTAAGAGGAGAAGAGAGGGTATGGGCTTTAAAAGATATTGATTTGACAATAAAAAAAGGAGAACTTATTGGCGTCCTGGGACCTTCTGGCTCCGGAAAGACAACTTTATTAAACCTATTGAGTGGATTTGATAAACCAACCAGTGGCAGAATAATCTTTTTAAATAAAGATATTTCTTTAATGAAAGAAAAGGAATTACAAAAAATTAGAAGTAAATATGTTGGATTTATTTTTCAAAATTTTCTCCTTTTTCCTAATCTCACTATTTATGAGAATATTATTTTACCCTTTCATTTTAATAAGAAAAAAATTAACCGAGAAAAGATCAATGAAATTACCGAGAAACTTTCTTTAATTCACCGCCTAAAACATCGTCCTTCTCAATTAAGTGGCGGAGAGATGCAAAGAGTGGCAATCGCCCGGGCGTTAATTATTGAACCTTTAATCATCTTTGCTGATGAACCAACCGGAAATTTAGATTCGGAAAATGCGTTCAATATCTTTAAAATCTTTGAAACTCTTTCAAAAGAAGGATATACTTTAATTGTCGTTACTCACAATTGGGAATTGATAAGCAAATTTAATGTTAGGAAGATAATTCTAAGAGACGGGAAGATGATATGA
- the amrB gene encoding AmmeMemoRadiSam system protein B — MAQIIRQKKKTSSFLFFFALLVPYLFCAKEGRMRRPCVAGQFYPGDFGELKEKVTSLLNRAQPPVGEGKIWGILVPHAGYDYSGEVAAYAYKAITGRDYQTVILLGPSHGANFSGFALYAQGKWQTPLGEVEIDEALAREIMEKIPLAKDMPSAHSREHSLEVQIPFLQTVLRNFKILPIMMLFPSWQECETFAKNLAKIIKDKNVLLLASTDLYHGYSYEECLARDKITIGYIERFDPKGLYDALISEEAQACGGFPVVSLLLTLKELGIREAKLLKRTNSNEVMGIKGGYCVGYASFIFYQEEEEKDLSAEDGKELLKIARTTLEKYIKGEKVPEFSPFSEKLKEKRGVFVTLKKKGDLRGCIGYIQGVEPLYKAVKTMTINSATEDPRFPPVRPEELKDIEIEITVLSPLRRISDVKEIIVGKHGIYIRKGFYSGLLLPQVATENNWNREQFLNHTCLKAGLEPSAWKDKRTEIYIFTGQIIKE; from the coding sequence ATGGCACAGATAATAAGGCAAAAGAAGAAGACCTCTTCTTTTCTCTTTTTCTTTGCCTTATTAGTGCCGTATCTATTCTGTGCTAAGGAGGGTAGGATGCGCAGACCTTGTGTGGCGGGACAGTTTTATCCCGGGGATTTTGGGGAGTTAAAAGAAAAGGTTACTTCCCTTCTCAACCGGGCGCAACCACCAGTAGGGGAAGGGAAGATTTGGGGAATTTTAGTCCCCCACGCTGGCTACGATTATTCTGGAGAGGTTGCCGCTTATGCCTATAAGGCAATTACCGGGCGGGACTATCAGACGGTAATCCTTCTTGGTCCTTCCCACGGGGCTAATTTTTCTGGTTTTGCCCTTTATGCTCAGGGGAAATGGCAAACCCCTCTGGGCGAAGTGGAAATTGATGAGGCTTTGGCAAGGGAGATAATGGAGAAGATACCCTTAGCCAAGGATATGCCTTCGGCTCACAGCCGGGAACATTCCTTAGAGGTGCAGATCCCATTTTTGCAGACGGTTTTAAGGAATTTTAAGATTCTCCCGATTATGATGCTTTTCCCCAGTTGGCAGGAGTGTGAGACCTTTGCCAAAAATTTGGCAAAAATCATAAAGGATAAGAATGTTTTACTTTTGGCTTCAACCGACCTCTATCATGGCTATTCTTATGAGGAATGTCTTGCCCGGGATAAGATAACCATTGGTTATATTGAGAGGTTTGACCCCAAGGGTTTATACGATGCCCTTATTTCTGAGGAGGCGCAGGCTTGCGGTGGTTTTCCGGTGGTCTCTCTCCTTTTGACCCTTAAAGAATTGGGGATAAGAGAGGCAAAACTCTTGAAAAGGACCAATTCTAATGAGGTGATGGGAATAAAGGGTGGTTATTGTGTTGGCTATGCCTCCTTTATCTTTTACCAAGAGGAAGAGGAGAAAGATTTGAGCGCCGAAGATGGTAAAGAGTTATTAAAAATTGCCCGGACGACTTTGGAGAAATATATTAAAGGAGAGAAGGTTCCAGAATTTAGTCCTTTTAGTGAAAAATTAAAAGAGAAGAGGGGGGTCTTTGTCACCTTAAAAAAGAAAGGGGATTTGAGGGGTTGCATCGGTTATATCCAAGGGGTGGAGCCATTATATAAGGCGGTAAAAACAATGACGATTAACTCCGCAACCGAAGACCCAAGATTTCCTCCGGTGCGGCCTGAGGAGTTGAAAGACATTGAGATTGAGATTACGGTCCTCTCCCCCCTAAGAAGAATCTCCGATGTGAAGGAGATTATTGTTGGCAAACACGGGATTTATATCCGGAAGGGTTTCTATTCTGGGCTTCTCTTGCCCCAAGTGGCAACTGAGAATAATTGGAACCGGGAGCAATTTTTGAATCACACCTGTTTGAAAGCCGGCCTTGAGCCATCGGCCTGGAAGGATAAGAGAACCGAGATTTATATCTTCACCGGTCAAATAATTAAAGAATGA
- a CDS encoding permease yields the protein MISIFLFNLKQYGLEIIPSLLLGFLLSGIIYELIPQNLVNKYLGEKDFWTLLRVSLIGIILPLCCFGSLPVAVGFKKKGMPLGSILAFLVTTPATSISSILITYQLLGLKFTIYLCLSVILMGIIIGVIGNLLKVEKKIGGENDLCPMCEEKASYLLRMHHQTGFKKKLISILTYSFIDLPKEIGLELIIGIILAVIVATVSPIGILIKKYLSGPYSYPFAIIFGLLMYICATASVPLVAVFLYQGLNIGAGMVLLMTGPITSYGTMLLIKKEFGLKVFIIYISLVALLSLIFGYLFTYF from the coding sequence ATGATTTCAATATTTTTATTTAATTTAAAGCAGTATGGCCTTGAGATCATTCCCTCCCTTTTATTAGGTTTTTTATTAAGCGGAATTATTTATGAATTAATTCCTCAAAATTTAGTAAATAAGTATCTTGGGGAAAAGGACTTCTGGACCTTATTAAGGGTATCTCTAATAGGGATTATTTTACCTCTATGTTGTTTTGGCTCTTTACCAGTAGCAGTTGGTTTTAAGAAGAAAGGGATGCCTTTGGGTTCAATTTTAGCATTTTTGGTGACAACGCCTGCCACCTCAATTTCCTCTATCTTAATAACTTATCAACTTCTTGGACTAAAATTTACGATTTATTTATGTTTATCAGTGATTCTTATGGGGATTATTATTGGAGTTATTGGTAATCTCTTAAAGGTAGAAAAGAAGATAGGGGGCGAAAACGATCTTTGTCCGATGTGCGAAGAAAAAGCTTCCTATCTTCTTCGTATGCATCACCAAACAGGTTTTAAAAAGAAACTAATTTCTATTTTAACATATAGTTTTATTGACTTACCAAAAGAGATTGGATTGGAATTGATAATTGGGATAATCTTAGCAGTGATTGTCGCAACTGTTTCCCCGATTGGAATCTTAATTAAGAAGTATCTGAGCGGTCCTTATAGCTATCCATTTGCTATAATCTTTGGTTTATTAATGTATATCTGTGCCACCGCCTCTGTTCCCCTGGTAGCTGTTTTTTTATACCAAGGTTTAAATATCGGTGCCGGTATGGTGCTATTAATGACGGGTCCGATTACAAGCTATGGGACAATGCTCCTAATAAAAAAAGAATTTGGCTTAAAGGTGTTTATTATTTATATTTCCTTAGTAGCTCTTTTATCACTAATTTTCGGTTACTTATTTACTTATTTTTAA
- a CDS encoding TrkA family potassium uptake protein produces MPKTFAVIGLGRFGSQIARALIEKGFEVIIIDQNEEKINEFAESAAGAFVMDATDEKALRDAGIGDVDCAIVSVGQNISSSILITMLLKELGVKEIIVKEIIPIHGKILEKLGATKIINPEKDTALRLASSFTSPRIFDIIEVSPEYSVVEVVAPKEFWNRPLRDIHLRRDYRVSVIAIRRKKVFFSENGVPDFKEEVIIGPGADDEVLENDILVLLGKYEDLERVSKL; encoded by the coding sequence ATGCCAAAGACCTTTGCGGTGATCGGTCTGGGAAGGTTTGGTTCCCAGATTGCGAGGGCTTTAATTGAGAAGGGCTTTGAGGTGATTATCATTGACCAGAACGAAGAAAAGATTAACGAATTCGCTGAGAGTGCGGCTGGAGCCTTTGTGATGGATGCGACCGACGAAAAGGCTTTAAGGGATGCCGGAATTGGGGATGTGGACTGCGCTATCGTCTCGGTCGGTCAGAATATCTCTTCTTCCATCTTAATCACAATGCTTTTGAAAGAACTGGGGGTGAAGGAGATAATCGTGAAGGAGATAATTCCTATCCACGGCAAGATCTTAGAAAAGTTAGGGGCGACGAAGATTATCAATCCGGAGAAGGATACCGCCCTCCGGTTAGCCAGTTCTTTCACCTCCCCCCGGATCTTTGATATCATTGAGGTCTCGCCCGAATATTCAGTGGTTGAAGTGGTGGCGCCAAAGGAGTTTTGGAACCGCCCCTTACGAGATATCCACCTCCGCCGGGATTACCGGGTTTCGGTTATTGCCATCCGGAGAAAGAAGGTATTTTTTAGCGAAAATGGGGTGCCCGATTTTAAGGAGGAGGTGATAATTGGTCCGGGAGCGGATGATGAAGTTTTGGAGAATGATATCTTGGTCCTTTTGGGTAAATATGAGGATTTAGAGAGGGTGAGTAAGTTATGA
- a CDS encoding tetratricopeptide repeat protein has protein sequence MKKKDEEKPKEEYFCELLEEGEFYFLNNNYDEAQKLLEKALAIKLDARVLYTLGLIFEMKNEKDKAQEMYRRALELNPDLKEAKNHLEKILKG, from the coding sequence ATGAAAAAGAAGGATGAGGAAAAACCAAAAGAAGAATATTTTTGTGAACTTTTAGAGGAGGGGGAATTCTATTTCCTCAATAATAATTACGATGAGGCACAGAAGTTATTAGAAAAGGCACTGGCGATTAAACTGGATGCCCGGGTCCTTTATACCCTGGGATTAATTTTTGAGATGAAAAATGAGAAGGATAAGGCGCAAGAGATGTATCGCCGTGCCTTAGAATTGAACCCCGACTTAAAGGAGGCGAAAAATCATTTAGAAAAAATTTTGAAGGGATGA
- a CDS encoding HD domain-containing protein, with protein sequence MKKTFVKDLKKDEEVEDIFFILSRSERKTKEDKPFLHFRLQDKTGIIGGRVFEGIERYAEIKEKTFALVKGKVDEYRDELGIIIRELKPVEKGEINQEDFLRKSEKDLDQMLKELKDYFPTIDHPFLRQLLESFFSDSAFSEKFKLAPAAKMAHQAYLGGLLEHTLSVVKICWAVREIYATELNLPLLLTGAILHDIGKIREYEFDITVDISTEGRLIGHIILGYEMVKERIEKIEDFPEELKNKLLHLILSSHGEIDYGSPVKPKIPEAIFLYHIDNLDAKMAMVQDLKEETKKEGKDWSKYHHLLETHIYFG encoded by the coding sequence ATGAAGAAGACCTTTGTTAAAGATCTAAAAAAGGATGAGGAGGTAGAGGATATCTTCTTCATCTTGAGCCGAAGCGAAAGGAAGACAAAAGAAGATAAACCTTTTCTCCATTTCCGCCTTCAGGATAAGACCGGCATTATTGGCGGTCGGGTATTTGAAGGGATTGAGCGTTACGCCGAAATCAAAGAGAAGACCTTTGCCTTAGTGAAAGGAAAAGTTGATGAATACCGAGATGAGTTAGGAATTATCATCAGGGAATTGAAACCGGTGGAGAAAGGAGAAATCAACCAGGAGGATTTTTTAAGAAAAAGCGAAAAGGATTTGGACCAGATGCTAAAGGAGTTGAAGGATTACTTCCCGACGATTGACCATCCTTTCCTTCGGCAGTTGTTAGAATCTTTCTTCTCCGATAGCGCCTTTTCGGAAAAGTTCAAATTGGCACCCGCGGCCAAGATGGCACATCAGGCTTATCTCGGGGGACTTTTAGAACACACCTTATCCGTAGTGAAAATCTGTTGGGCGGTAAGGGAAATCTACGCCACCGAACTAAACCTTCCCCTTCTTTTAACCGGTGCCATCCTCCACGATATCGGTAAGATTAGGGAATACGAATTTGATATTACCGTTGACATCTCAACCGAGGGGAGGTTAATTGGCCATATCATCCTGGGCTATGAGATGGTGAAAGAGAGGATAGAGAAAATTGAAGACTTCCCCGAAGAGTTAAAAAATAAACTTTTACATCTCATCCTCTCCTCCCACGGCGAGATTGATTATGGTTCTCCGGTGAAGCCCAAAATCCCTGAGGCAATCTTTCTTTACCACATTGATAACCTTGATGCCAAAATGGCGATGGTTCAGGATTTGAAAGAAGAGACGAAAAAAGAAGGAAAAGATTGGAGCAAATACCATCACTTATTAGAGACCCATATCTATTTTGGCTAA
- the accD gene encoding acetyl-CoA carboxylase, carboxyltransferase subunit beta has product MKTTKLDYPDGLWLRCESCKEIHYKKTIERNFYVCPRCAYHFRISAKQYFSIILDNPLTYSDLSPNLTSSDPLTFPKYKEKLVEAEEKSGLKEGYIYTKGKINNKEVVFGAMDFNFMGGSMGVVVGEKVCRSIKLALEERLPLIIVATSGGARMQEGMFSLVQMANTAIHLTLLHKARIPYISILVNPCYAGVMASFASLGDIIIAEPGAMLGFTGPRVIAETIKEKLPEGFQKAEFLLEKGFVDLIVPRKELKSTLSRLLSLIWDYEEKKNP; this is encoded by the coding sequence ATGAAGACTACCAAATTAGACTATCCTGATGGCCTCTGGTTGAGATGTGAAAGTTGTAAGGAGATTCATTATAAAAAGACGATTGAGAGAAACTTTTATGTCTGTCCCCGTTGTGCCTATCATTTCCGGATTAGTGCCAAACAGTATTTCTCCATCATCCTTGATAATCCCCTAACTTATTCCGACCTCTCCCCAAACTTAACTTCTTCTGACCCCCTTACCTTCCCGAAATATAAAGAGAAGTTGGTGGAGGCGGAAGAGAAGTCTGGACTGAAAGAAGGTTATATCTATACCAAAGGGAAGATTAATAATAAGGAAGTAGTTTTTGGGGCGATGGATTTTAATTTTATGGGTGGAAGTATGGGGGTAGTGGTGGGTGAGAAGGTTTGCCGTTCTATAAAATTGGCTTTGGAGGAGAGACTACCTTTAATTATTGTTGCCACTTCTGGTGGTGCCCGGATGCAGGAGGGGATGTTCTCCTTGGTGCAGATGGCAAATACGGCAATTCATTTGACCCTTCTCCATAAGGCGAGAATCCCTTACATCTCAATTTTGGTCAACCCCTGCTATGCCGGGGTGATGGCATCCTTTGCCTCTTTGGGCGATATAATTATCGCTGAGCCTGGGGCGATGCTCGGTTTTACCGGACCGAGGGTGATTGCCGAGACGATAAAGGAGAAACTACCCGAAGGTTTCCAGAAGGCAGAATTTCTCTTGGAGAAGGGTTTTGTTGACCTGATTGTGCCAAGAAAGGAACTGAAATCAACCTTAAGCCGCCTCCTCTCATTAATCTGGGATTATGAGGAAAAGAAAAATCCCTAA
- the rsmG gene encoding 16S rRNA (guanine(527)-N(7))-methyltransferase RsmG has protein sequence MAKEIPFERFRRLAEKLGLKIDESAQEKFKTYHSLLLEWGGKINLYSQNDRQRLLSYHFLDSILPLKLLPEEKGLLLADIGSGAGFPAIPIKIMRPDLKLLLFEARKKKALFLFYVIKTINLSDTTVIDRRVEDWEGEKFDIATIRLLGDIKDTIPLIAPHLKEKAQIFFYKGSQWEKELKEGERVLKKFNLSLLETHTFHLSHLKLTRRILILQK, from the coding sequence TTGGCTAAAGAGATTCCCTTTGAGCGTTTCCGGCGCCTCGCAGAAAAGTTAGGCTTAAAAATTGACGAATCCGCCCAAGAGAAATTTAAGACCTACCATTCCTTACTCTTAGAATGGGGAGGAAAGATAAACCTCTACTCCCAAAATGACCGGCAACGGCTCCTCTCCTACCACTTCTTAGATTCAATTTTACCCTTAAAACTTCTCCCCGAAGAGAAAGGGCTTCTATTAGCCGATATCGGTTCGGGTGCTGGTTTTCCGGCAATCCCAATTAAAATTATGCGACCGGACCTAAAACTCCTCCTCTTTGAAGCGAGGAAGAAAAAAGCGCTATTCCTCTTTTATGTGATAAAAACCATTAACCTTTCCGATACCACCGTGATTGATAGAAGGGTTGAAGATTGGGAAGGAGAGAAATTTGATATCGCTACGATTCGCCTTTTGGGTGATATCAAAGATACTATCCCCTTAATTGCCCCCCACCTAAAAGAGAAAGCGCAAATTTTCTTCTATAAAGGTAGCCAGTGGGAAAAAGAGTTAAAAGAGGGAGAAAGGGTTCTCAAAAAGTTTAACCTCTCTCTTTTAGAAACTCATACCTTCCACCTCTCCCACCTAAAACTAACCCGCCGGATTCTAATCTTGCAAAAGTAA
- a CDS encoding FtsX-like permease family protein, which yields MLILIIKNLLRRKIRTLLTIFGIAIAIFLLFSLLTFNQGYKNSLFKELDLLGVHMLAVPKGCPYEAASLIVHGGIIPKYLKEEDLEVVKKIPEIEIATPIFLAQMVEDDRISIIYGVDIESFQKVKKYWRVKGRFFENNENDKIIVGSDVAFQEKLAVGDEIYFRKIDKVYQVVGILEYTGGQDDGSYFLPLKEVQRIFNKENLITAIGIKVKDLEKIDGVIKKLEEIPDLQIVTMTQVLGTILNLIGQANSLIFTIIILALFISSLGVINTMLISVFERRREIGLLKVVGANNWDIIKLLFLETLILIILGALLGIVLTISGNKFIETFIKGIVTHSPKKIEFNFDWKIAATIFLYSLTIAILASIYPILKAISLRPMETIRSSDE from the coding sequence ATGCTTATTTTGATTATTAAAAATCTTTTAAGAAGAAAAATAAGAACTTTGCTCACAATTTTCGGTATCGCTATTGCTATTTTTTTACTTTTTTCTTTATTAACTTTCAATCAGGGATACAAAAATTCTTTATTTAAGGAACTTGACCTCCTCGGCGTTCATATGTTAGCGGTGCCCAAAGGTTGCCCCTACGAAGCAGCCTCTTTAATTGTTCACGGAGGTATAATTCCTAAATATTTAAAAGAAGAAGATTTAGAGGTTGTTAAAAAGATACCGGAGATAGAGATTGCTACACCAATTTTTCTTGCCCAAATGGTGGAAGATGACCGAATAAGCATTATTTACGGTGTTGATATTGAAAGTTTTCAAAAAGTGAAAAAATATTGGAGGGTTAAAGGAAGATTCTTTGAAAATAACGAAAATGACAAGATAATTGTTGGAAGCGATGTTGCTTTTCAAGAAAAACTGGCTGTTGGCGACGAAATCTATTTTAGGAAGATTGATAAAGTTTACCAAGTGGTTGGCATTTTGGAATATACCGGTGGCCAAGATGACGGTTCTTATTTTCTGCCATTAAAAGAAGTTCAAAGAATATTTAACAAAGAGAACCTAATAACTGCGATCGGGATTAAAGTAAAAGATTTAGAAAAGATCGATGGGGTGATAAAAAAGTTGGAAGAAATCCCAGATTTACAAATTGTGACAATGACGCAAGTTTTGGGAACCATTTTAAACCTTATTGGTCAAGCTAATTCTTTAATTTTTACAATTATTATTTTAGCATTATTTATTAGTAGTTTAGGAGTAATTAATACAATGTTAATTTCGGTATTTGAAAGAAGGAGAGAAATTGGTTTGTTAAAAGTGGTTGGTGCAAATAACTGGGATATAATAAAATTACTTTTTTTAGAAACCTTAATATTAATAATTCTTGGTGCTCTTTTAGGAATAGTTTTAACTATTAGCGGAAACAAATTTATTGAAACCTTTATCAAAGGAATTGTTACCCATTCCCCCAAAAAGATTGAATTTAATTTTGATTGGAAAATTGCTGCTACCATCTTTCTTTATTCTTTAACAATTGCTATTCTGGCGAGTATCTATCCAATTTTAAAGGCAATCAGTCTAAGACCAATGGAAACGATTAGGAGTAGCGATGAATAA